Proteins found in one Pseudomonas mosselii genomic segment:
- the dbpB gene encoding DGQHR domain-containing protein DpdB — translation MLKFSAIKALQSQSHQVVSFAATVEQILAIASIDRVKRDDRGILNGFQRPQVSKHIREIRDYLTRPDAVMPNSVVLAFTGGVKVVEGTGAYAEIEVDISSGPPGFVVDGQQRLSALAGIEGSSFQLLVSALVCKSQEELRRQFILVNNTSPLPKSLVYELLPGVSGLPLRMTSRSRAARIVEMLNYDDRSSLQGQIKQHTNPLGVLGDTSLQKLVMNSLSDGYCREVIELSGGEDLCFLAISEFFQAVQEVFGDAWHGHTPKSSRLVHSAGIISMGFVMEQLCATGAPLAPVFKLGLKKLQGYTAWTSGSGDWFFKTGNRPWNGVQNLHGDIHLLTDHLTRVLRSSELIAS, via the coding sequence TTGCTTAAGTTCAGCGCAATCAAGGCCTTACAGAGCCAAAGCCACCAGGTGGTATCGTTTGCGGCGACGGTTGAGCAGATTTTGGCGATCGCTAGCATCGACCGAGTCAAGCGTGATGATCGTGGAATTCTTAATGGATTCCAGCGGCCTCAGGTGTCCAAACACATACGAGAGATCCGCGATTACCTGACTCGTCCAGATGCGGTAATGCCCAATTCAGTGGTGCTAGCGTTCACCGGTGGAGTAAAGGTGGTTGAGGGGACTGGGGCTTATGCAGAAATTGAGGTGGACATTTCATCCGGTCCGCCTGGGTTCGTTGTAGATGGGCAGCAGCGTCTTTCTGCGTTGGCTGGGATCGAAGGAAGTTCGTTCCAGTTACTCGTTTCCGCCCTTGTCTGTAAGAGCCAGGAAGAACTTCGTCGGCAATTTATTCTAGTCAATAATACAAGTCCACTGCCAAAATCTTTGGTTTACGAACTACTTCCAGGGGTGAGTGGTCTTCCACTTAGAATGACTTCTCGCTCCCGAGCTGCCCGTATCGTGGAAATGCTGAATTATGACGATAGATCTTCGTTGCAAGGGCAAATAAAGCAGCATACAAACCCTCTGGGCGTATTGGGCGATACTTCGCTTCAAAAGTTGGTGATGAACTCCCTTTCTGACGGTTACTGCCGAGAAGTTATTGAGTTGTCGGGAGGTGAAGATCTTTGTTTTTTAGCTATTAGCGAATTTTTCCAGGCGGTCCAAGAAGTATTTGGAGATGCTTGGCATGGGCATACGCCAAAAAGTTCGCGCCTCGTCCATAGTGCAGGGATTATCTCTATGGGGTTCGTCATGGAGCAGTTGTGTGCTACAGGAGCGCCATTGGCCCCAGTGTTTAAGTTGGGTCTGAAAAAACTGCAAGGCTATACTGCTTGGACGTCTGGTTCGGGAGATTGGTTTTTCAAAACTGGCAACCGGCCGTGGAATGGAGTCCAAAATCTACATGGTGACATTCATCTGCTGACTGATCATTTGACTAGGGTGCTCCGGAGTTCGGAACTAATAGCTAGTTGA
- the dbpB gene encoding DGQHR domain-containing protein DpdB, which translates to MTSENAIVVRALRTTQGDNLDVYALFIKGSDLVRIADITRLSREDSSPLKGFQRPEIKNHVKGITEYLNQGNVLFPNAIILALSPDLRFVAARGSKPTGDAGLSQAGTLTIPIREEGLRSAWIVDGQQRSIALAKAANSDLPVPVIGFVSDSLTTQREQFILVNKAKPLPTRLINELLPETGGILLPRELSARKAPAELCGLLSRDPNSPFYKLIKRSSEHNCKAVITDTAVITMIRNSISNPLGALAPYTSSRDGAANVESMYHLLTTFWRAVRDTFPEAWALESKNSRLMHSAGVIAMGVLMDRIYAKIGGQHETYDAILNELSRVAPYCAWTSGHWPIINAQWNEIQSTPQDIKVLQETLIRLYMTSAHQ; encoded by the coding sequence ATGACGAGCGAAAATGCGATTGTGGTGCGTGCACTACGCACCACTCAAGGCGACAACCTTGATGTGTACGCATTATTCATCAAAGGATCTGACCTGGTCCGGATTGCTGACATCACCCGCCTTTCTCGCGAAGACAGTAGCCCCCTCAAGGGCTTCCAGCGCCCCGAGATTAAAAACCATGTCAAAGGGATTACCGAGTACCTCAATCAGGGAAACGTGCTCTTCCCCAACGCAATCATCCTGGCGCTGTCTCCGGACCTACGCTTCGTTGCCGCACGCGGGAGCAAGCCGACCGGCGACGCGGGGCTTTCGCAAGCGGGTACCCTGACGATCCCTATTAGGGAGGAAGGCTTGAGATCTGCCTGGATCGTGGACGGGCAACAGCGCTCGATAGCGCTAGCGAAAGCAGCCAATTCAGATCTACCAGTTCCAGTGATCGGTTTCGTATCTGATAGCCTGACCACCCAGCGCGAGCAGTTCATTTTGGTCAACAAAGCAAAGCCCTTGCCTACTCGACTGATCAATGAACTACTACCAGAGACGGGCGGTATTCTTTTACCCCGCGAACTGAGTGCTCGCAAAGCTCCGGCTGAGTTATGCGGGCTTCTTAGCCGTGATCCTAACTCTCCTTTCTATAAACTCATAAAGCGGTCGTCCGAGCACAATTGCAAAGCAGTTATCACTGACACTGCTGTCATTACGATGATCCGGAACAGCATTAGTAATCCGCTGGGGGCATTGGCTCCGTACACCTCAAGCAGAGACGGTGCAGCTAACGTTGAGTCCATGTATCACCTGCTGACGACCTTCTGGCGAGCTGTCCGCGATACGTTCCCAGAGGCGTGGGCACTTGAGTCCAAGAACAGTCGCCTCATGCACTCTGCAGGGGTAATTGCCATGGGCGTCCTTATGGATCGGATCTACGCCAAAATCGGAGGGCAGCACGAGACCTACGACGCCATACTAAATGAACTGAGCAGAGTCGCCCCCTACTGTGCATGGACATCAGGTCATTGGCCGATTATTAATGCCCAGTGGAATGAAATCCAAAGCACCCCCCAAGATATCAAGGTACTGCAAGAAACCTTGATCCGCCTCTATATGACCAGCGCTCACCAATGA
- the dpdA gene encoding tRNA-guanine transglycosylase DpdA gives MKFLYADTQDYVDPDYDFINDRNAPGRKRYWDDRYAHEMMSPIPYDGLLVSMSAVRPANGVANSKVRYSTSEQQRFLREGVRKFLRLDGVQFKDTMVLGDCGAFAYVEHPTPAYSPSEVVEFYSDAGFTHGCSPDHIIFDCDCSNPPAESQSEDVLFRYEITLKNAQEFLRLVKEAGWPFEPLGAVQGWSPQSMASAAKQLEGMGYRYLAIGGLVPLKVDQIHEVLKALRATLKPETNIHLLGFAKAENIHEFTGYGITSFDSTSPLIRAFKDAKCNYYMGTTTSKLDYYTAIRIPQAIENPRLMQGIKKGKLSAEELQKKEKSALSAIREYDKGLLDFDSTLGVLVDYLRLTLSGSISSPAEMEKEVAKHIRLISPTLRDKPWQKCQCSICQSTGIETIIFRASNRNKRRGFHNLGVYHRHLQKTLESSKQ, from the coding sequence ATGAAATTCTTATACGCCGACACCCAAGACTATGTAGACCCGGACTACGACTTCATCAACGATCGAAATGCGCCGGGCCGTAAGAGATACTGGGATGACCGTTATGCGCACGAAATGATGTCCCCTATCCCTTATGACGGACTCTTGGTTTCGATGAGCGCTGTGCGGCCCGCAAATGGGGTCGCTAATTCAAAGGTTCGGTATTCAACCTCCGAACAGCAGCGTTTCCTGAGAGAGGGTGTGCGCAAATTTCTACGACTCGATGGCGTCCAGTTCAAAGACACTATGGTTTTGGGTGACTGTGGGGCTTTCGCCTATGTAGAGCATCCGACCCCTGCGTATAGCCCAAGCGAGGTAGTAGAGTTTTACTCAGATGCAGGATTCACCCACGGTTGCTCGCCGGACCACATCATATTCGACTGCGACTGCAGCAATCCTCCAGCGGAGAGTCAGTCGGAAGATGTGCTGTTTCGGTACGAAATCACACTAAAAAATGCGCAAGAATTTCTGCGCCTGGTGAAAGAGGCAGGATGGCCCTTTGAGCCTCTAGGAGCAGTGCAGGGTTGGTCTCCACAGAGCATGGCGAGCGCTGCTAAACAACTTGAAGGCATGGGATATCGCTACTTGGCAATCGGAGGATTAGTCCCTCTAAAGGTCGATCAAATTCATGAAGTTCTGAAAGCGCTTCGTGCAACTCTTAAGCCAGAAACAAATATTCACCTCCTGGGATTTGCCAAAGCCGAAAACATACATGAATTCACTGGATATGGCATTACCAGTTTCGACTCAACGTCCCCCCTTATACGCGCATTCAAAGATGCAAAATGCAACTATTACATGGGCACCACAACAAGCAAACTGGATTATTACACCGCCATCCGCATCCCTCAGGCAATTGAAAACCCACGCCTTATGCAGGGAATAAAAAAAGGGAAGCTGAGCGCAGAAGAACTACAAAAAAAGGAAAAATCGGCATTATCAGCAATTCGTGAGTACGACAAAGGCCTGCTCGACTTTGACTCAACCCTAGGAGTGTTAGTCGACTATCTCCGGCTAACACTGTCGGGATCGATATCATCACCAGCAGAAATGGAAAAAGAAGTAGCAAAACATATCCGGCTAATCTCACCCACACTGAGAGATAAGCCGTGGCAAAAATGCCAGTGCTCGATTTGCCAGTCAACCGGCATCGAAACCATTATATTTAGAGCAAGTAACAGAAACAAAAGACGCGGGTTTCACAACCTGGGCGTTTATCACCGCCACCTTCAGAAAACTCTGGAATCTTCGAAACAATGA
- the dbpB gene encoding DGQHR domain-containing protein DpdB, whose product MIYRFKGVRAQQASGHDVFSFAATPNDILEFSEIERVGRNEDGHLKGFQRHQVASHIRDIRDYLQRDDALLPNAIILAFLDGVTIKDLGEGIVEIVIETTDSKPGFVVDGQQRLSALATMEKPGFQVFVSALICKDYNELRQQFVLVNNTRPLPKSLIYELLPTVDGLPERFTSRKFAAHIIDLLNFLPNSSLFGEIKQHTNPKGVLSDMAMQKFVMNSANDGAIRSFMKFDDFEGRSIELINNFFHAVRVVFRSEWEGLAPRNSRLKHGAGLVSLSFVMEMLYSEQGSASKEDFIEGLKLLKPHTAWTSGEWHISETDQRPWNGIQNTPTDIGLLTKYLTEKLKQELKRR is encoded by the coding sequence ATGATCTATCGATTCAAGGGTGTGCGCGCCCAACAGGCATCCGGGCATGACGTATTTTCTTTCGCGGCCACTCCAAATGACATTTTAGAATTTTCTGAAATTGAGAGAGTCGGACGCAATGAGGACGGTCATCTTAAAGGTTTTCAGCGCCATCAGGTTGCCTCGCACATTAGAGATATTCGCGACTACCTTCAACGCGATGATGCATTGCTCCCTAACGCGATCATCTTAGCCTTTCTAGATGGAGTCACGATTAAAGACCTCGGTGAAGGCATCGTAGAAATCGTTATTGAGACTACTGATTCCAAGCCAGGCTTTGTGGTTGATGGCCAACAACGACTCAGTGCCCTTGCGACGATGGAAAAGCCTGGGTTCCAGGTATTTGTGTCTGCATTGATTTGTAAAGACTACAACGAACTACGACAACAGTTTGTGCTCGTTAACAATACGCGACCGCTTCCAAAGTCACTGATTTATGAACTTTTACCAACTGTTGACGGCTTGCCTGAACGATTTACCAGTCGCAAATTCGCAGCTCACATTATTGATTTATTGAACTTCTTGCCAAACTCCTCTCTGTTTGGTGAGATCAAGCAACATACAAACCCCAAGGGAGTTTTAAGCGACATGGCGATGCAGAAGTTTGTAATGAACTCTGCTAACGACGGCGCCATTCGTAGCTTTATGAAATTCGATGACTTTGAGGGGCGCAGCATCGAACTCATCAACAATTTCTTTCACGCAGTGCGTGTGGTTTTCAGATCGGAGTGGGAAGGACTAGCGCCCAGAAATTCACGCTTGAAGCACGGGGCGGGCCTAGTATCGTTGAGTTTCGTTATGGAAATGCTTTATTCCGAGCAAGGTTCGGCCAGCAAAGAAGATTTCATCGAAGGCCTCAAACTTTTGAAACCTCATACCGCATGGACAAGTGGTGAATGGCATATTTCAGAAACTGACCAACGCCCCTGGAACGGTATCCAAAACACTCCTACTGATATCGGACTACTTACGAAGTACCTGACCGAAAAGCTTAAGCAAGAACTGAAGCGTCGCTAA
- the queC gene encoding 7-cyano-7-deazaguanine synthase QueC has protein sequence MHKKALVLFSGGQDSTTCLAWALERYEYIETIGFDYGQRHEIELQCRINILLEIRNRFPNWAKRLGDDHVLDLKLLGQISDTAMTAEKKIEFEKNGLPNTFVPGRNLLFFTFAAAIAYRRGLSVLVGGMCETDYSGYPDCRDNTLKSLQVSLGLGMDLPLVIETPLMWLDKKQTWDLAKDLGGLGFVEFVQEETHTCYLGDRKRRHEWGYGCNDCPACELRRNGFEAFQRDNDV, from the coding sequence ATGCATAAAAAAGCCTTAGTTTTATTTTCAGGCGGGCAAGACTCCACAACCTGCCTTGCCTGGGCGCTAGAGCGCTACGAGTACATTGAGACTATTGGCTTTGATTATGGCCAGAGGCACGAAATAGAACTCCAGTGCCGGATAAACATCTTGCTGGAAATACGTAACAGGTTCCCGAACTGGGCTAAGCGACTTGGTGATGATCACGTACTTGATCTCAAATTACTCGGCCAGATCAGCGATACAGCGATGACAGCCGAGAAGAAAATAGAATTTGAGAAGAACGGGCTTCCCAACACTTTTGTTCCTGGACGCAATCTGCTGTTCTTCACCTTTGCTGCCGCCATCGCGTATCGACGAGGACTTAGCGTACTAGTGGGCGGAATGTGTGAAACGGACTACTCAGGCTATCCAGATTGTCGAGACAACACGCTGAAGTCGCTGCAGGTGTCTCTCGGCCTTGGCATGGATTTACCGTTGGTTATCGAGACACCCTTGATGTGGCTGGATAAGAAACAAACATGGGACTTGGCCAAAGACCTTGGCGGGCTTGGCTTTGTCGAGTTTGTTCAGGAGGAAACCCACACCTGTTACCTAGGCGATCGTAAGCGTCGACATGAGTGGGGATATGGGTGCAATGACTGCCCAGCTTGCGAATTGCGCCGAAACGGCTTCGAGGCATTCCAGCGGGATAACGACGTATGA
- the queE gene encoding 7-carboxy-7-deazaguanine synthase — translation MTYSVKEIFYTLQGEGLRAGRPAVFCRFAGCNLWSGREADRSQAVCQFCDTDFVGTNGTSGGKYLSAEALVERISSQWPVGQAHRYIVLTGGEPLLQVDEDLINALHNQDFEVAVETNGTIAAPAGIDWICVSPKAGTEWVQQSGDELKLVYPQPGLLPDTITATDFKYYLLQPMDGPLQRQNTRSAIAYCQANTKWRLSVQTHKILEIR, via the coding sequence ATGACCTACAGCGTTAAGGAAATTTTCTACACCCTGCAAGGAGAAGGGCTTCGAGCGGGCCGGCCAGCAGTATTCTGTCGCTTTGCTGGGTGCAATCTCTGGAGCGGCCGGGAAGCCGACCGCTCCCAAGCGGTATGCCAGTTCTGTGACACCGATTTTGTAGGTACAAATGGAACCTCGGGAGGTAAGTACCTGAGCGCGGAGGCCTTGGTCGAGCGGATTAGCTCGCAGTGGCCAGTTGGTCAAGCGCACCGTTATATCGTGCTCACAGGAGGTGAACCGTTGCTACAGGTCGATGAGGACCTGATCAATGCACTTCATAACCAAGATTTCGAGGTAGCGGTTGAGACAAATGGGACCATCGCAGCGCCTGCCGGTATCGACTGGATCTGTGTCAGCCCCAAGGCTGGCACGGAATGGGTACAGCAAAGCGGTGACGAATTGAAACTCGTCTACCCACAACCGGGACTGCTGCCCGACACCATTACCGCCACTGACTTCAAGTACTACCTATTACAACCAATGGATGGTCCATTGCAACGGCAAAACACTCGATCCGCAATTGCCTATTGTCAAGCCAATACCAAGTGGCGACTGTCAGTGCAAACACACAAAATATTGGAGATCCGCTGA
- a CDS encoding 6-pyruvoyl trahydropterin synthase family protein, giving the protein MLNSNSNTVCELSQRFYFEAAHTLNRGIETESSRRIHGHTYEAEVTVAGQPDATSGMLIDLGYLRSEIARVREMLDHRLLDEVQDLGPATIENLCTFIRKQLEDSVPSLCAVMVERRLSGDRCVLRWTR; this is encoded by the coding sequence ATGCTCAACTCGAATAGCAACACGGTTTGCGAATTGTCGCAGCGGTTCTACTTTGAGGCTGCCCATACATTGAATCGTGGCATAGAGACCGAAAGTAGCCGCCGCATCCATGGGCACACCTATGAAGCGGAGGTAACCGTCGCAGGCCAACCAGATGCCACCTCCGGCATGCTAATTGACCTAGGCTACCTACGAAGCGAGATTGCACGTGTTCGCGAGATGCTTGATCACCGGCTACTTGACGAGGTGCAAGATCTGGGGCCGGCCACAATCGAAAACCTGTGTACGTTTATCCGTAAGCAACTCGAAGATTCAGTACCTAGTCTTTGTGCCGTGATGGTCGAGCGTCGCCTCAGCGGTGACCGCTGCGTGTTACGCTGGACGCGGTAG
- the dpdD gene encoding protein DpdD, with product MNIPPDWLRNFFAEDNQIDLDRVLSLNNPYDPKFQDLLKPLVSSAIEGKWPLLLPVSRGGELYFYGAERDRRSLEELRQILQAVLGAADTYSEFPFIKVAREKIEQILLQQAPSGLLKVDLLRQSQSDFALRKRVFQALASVLDLYQQRPPVTAVVKRPVGRILRDFFAACQSRDGSKTSHFFDELKTTGNFSQRNLISLELQAWEAERRWSDILGHPRLVDMLGGRMPAQLVRVLLRAIGNLGGDRLLEPAAFGELPLEHIRLLCQPISPLFANRPPLETRECFASDWKLWAIGAGALGFSDGLDGLPDFIDPAWICGLHVWANLPTKTPVAPTIAPIPSLQKVGSPQTFNDLRLVLEGSLSASMEELREIWVAVQEAPEELKNELYVYPRLQSVWQGICQVFDGSRELGWKGWLERLKEASTDPDALIHELQEESQSWSIESFSEAQLSQCLHGDASTALLLRDSLPLLLDWLDRRQILCSGHFWLEWLELLALDDLVNPSDVQLAGQIVRRFLSRPSHIGDRARLGEALELLWEKGGSVSAYSEMLEIVELLLDETQPEQQELQKLWLVLQGFALSRWTRLELAQRFLTRSLAREIFGESNEACYPPLVAEEGDADFDVQTRKLSGRLLAIYSLTEGAARRAKTVLEGMFEGLRVELNHDHTATPTLQNLAKKANYFLFVAGSAKHQAFYPVSRIRQDLIYPLGKGASSIIEAFCKSCVNSTSE from the coding sequence ATGAATATCCCACCAGATTGGCTTCGAAACTTTTTCGCTGAAGACAATCAAATCGATCTTGATCGAGTACTTTCGTTGAATAACCCGTACGATCCAAAGTTTCAGGATCTACTCAAGCCACTCGTGTCTTCAGCAATCGAGGGAAAATGGCCGTTGCTGCTTCCGGTTAGTCGTGGCGGCGAACTTTATTTCTATGGTGCTGAACGCGACAGGCGATCTTTGGAGGAGTTGCGGCAGATACTGCAAGCGGTGCTGGGAGCAGCGGATACGTATTCAGAGTTTCCATTTATTAAGGTAGCCCGGGAAAAAATCGAACAGATTCTTTTACAGCAGGCACCTTCAGGGCTTCTCAAAGTTGATTTGTTGCGCCAGTCGCAGAGCGACTTCGCTTTACGTAAACGTGTGTTTCAAGCGTTGGCATCGGTGCTGGACCTCTATCAGCAACGGCCGCCAGTAACCGCTGTGGTGAAGCGGCCAGTTGGGCGGATCCTGCGGGATTTCTTCGCTGCTTGTCAGTCCAGGGATGGTTCGAAAACATCGCACTTTTTTGACGAACTCAAAACGACAGGCAATTTCAGTCAGCGGAACCTGATTTCTCTGGAGTTGCAGGCCTGGGAGGCTGAGCGTCGTTGGTCGGACATTCTAGGACATCCCCGACTAGTGGATATGCTGGGCGGAAGAATGCCTGCCCAACTGGTTCGGGTTCTATTGCGTGCCATAGGTAATTTAGGCGGTGATCGCTTGCTGGAACCAGCAGCGTTTGGCGAACTCCCCCTAGAGCATATACGTCTTCTATGTCAGCCGATCAGCCCTCTTTTTGCCAATCGGCCTCCCCTGGAGACGCGCGAATGCTTTGCATCCGACTGGAAACTCTGGGCGATAGGCGCCGGGGCATTGGGCTTCTCCGATGGCCTTGATGGTCTTCCTGACTTCATCGATCCGGCCTGGATTTGCGGATTGCACGTCTGGGCCAATTTGCCGACCAAGACCCCGGTAGCGCCAACCATAGCGCCAATCCCTTCGTTGCAAAAAGTCGGATCTCCCCAGACCTTTAACGATCTGCGACTAGTCCTCGAAGGCTCGCTATCTGCCTCCATGGAAGAGTTACGCGAGATCTGGGTCGCAGTGCAGGAAGCACCCGAAGAGTTAAAAAATGAACTCTACGTTTATCCACGCCTGCAGTCGGTTTGGCAAGGCATATGTCAGGTCTTTGATGGTAGTAGGGAACTTGGTTGGAAGGGATGGCTAGAACGCCTGAAGGAGGCTTCTACTGACCCAGATGCCCTGATTCATGAGTTGCAGGAGGAGAGCCAGAGCTGGTCAATAGAGTCCTTCTCGGAGGCTCAGTTGAGTCAGTGTCTGCATGGCGATGCGAGTACTGCCCTATTGTTGCGAGACAGTTTGCCGTTGCTGCTTGACTGGCTGGATCGTCGTCAAATCCTCTGCTCCGGGCACTTCTGGCTGGAATGGCTGGAGTTGCTGGCGCTCGATGATTTGGTTAATCCGTCGGACGTACAATTGGCAGGGCAGATTGTGCGACGCTTCTTGTCCCGCCCTAGCCATATCGGCGACCGTGCGCGCCTAGGGGAAGCCTTGGAGTTGTTATGGGAAAAGGGCGGTTCGGTCAGTGCTTATTCGGAAATGCTCGAGATTGTCGAGTTGCTCCTTGACGAGACTCAACCGGAGCAGCAAGAGTTGCAAAAGCTCTGGTTGGTACTTCAAGGATTTGCCTTGAGTCGCTGGACTCGTCTCGAGTTAGCGCAGCGTTTTCTCACCAGAAGCCTCGCCAGAGAGATATTTGGTGAGAGCAATGAAGCGTGTTATCCGCCACTAGTTGCTGAAGAAGGCGATGCTGATTTTGACGTCCAAACAAGAAAGCTATCGGGTAGGCTGCTGGCTATCTACAGCCTCACTGAAGGGGCCGCGCGACGGGCTAAAACGGTACTGGAAGGCATGTTCGAAGGGCTGCGAGTGGAACTCAATCATGATCACACTGCGACCCCAACTCTGCAGAATTTAGCCAAAAAAGCTAATTACTTTTTGTTTGTTGCCGGTAGCGCGAAGCATCAAGCCTTCTATCCCGTGAGTCGGATAAGACAGGATTTGATCTATCCCTTAGGAAAAGGCGCATCGAGCATCATCGAAGCATTCTGCAAAAGCTGCGTAAATTCTACTTCGGAGTGA
- the dpdK gene encoding phospholipase D-like domain-containing protein DpdK → MNEQRQIFLHGPLGRRQFREVLSTMLASLLINPDEIWLVSPWLSDFPLLDNRSGQWNSLEPKWGSRTVSFSELLARAVTGGCSLRIATRDVDSSRYFVRGLENRLGDNPDFHYLISDTLHSKGFLTRSGFLKGSLNYTFSGTQRNDEHVTLTQDAQVISDAFLEFKNHYRFEVDR, encoded by the coding sequence ATGAATGAGCAGCGGCAGATTTTTCTGCATGGACCTCTGGGGCGTAGGCAGTTTCGTGAAGTGCTAAGCACTATGCTGGCGTCTTTGCTGATCAATCCAGACGAGATCTGGCTTGTATCACCTTGGTTGAGCGATTTTCCTTTATTGGATAATCGCTCAGGTCAATGGAATTCATTGGAACCCAAGTGGGGTAGTCGAACCGTTTCGTTCAGCGAGTTATTGGCACGGGCGGTCACGGGGGGGTGTTCCTTGCGAATTGCAACCCGAGATGTAGACTCCAGTCGCTATTTTGTCCGTGGTCTTGAAAATCGTCTCGGCGACAATCCGGACTTTCACTACTTGATCAGTGACACCCTGCATTCGAAGGGCTTCTTGACCCGATCGGGGTTTCTTAAGGGCTCCTTGAACTACACATTCAGTGGTACGCAACGAAACGATGAGCATGTGACTCTGACACAAGACGCGCAGGTGATATCCGATGCGTTTCTTGAATTTAAAAATCATTATCGTTTCGAGGTCGATAGATGA